The DNA sequence TAgaaaccatttaagtccaacattcatttgataaagatggcATTACATGGGAAGTAACAGAAGTATTtagaaaatacgaaaaaaatatttggtgccaacatGTTGTCATTTGTAAGAAAGGTGGTGAcacttcatggtagaaccatAGGGGGTATTTGTACGAGTAAAAGGTCCCAAAGATTTATACTTCTTTTAtatcaagtcgaacaaaaaggctcatattgcgaaattttaatcaaagaatgatattttttcacaaatccggacttgagtctggACTTGCCCCAACCCTAGTCCTATTTCCACCCTCAAACCaaattcaatcctggttttccatggtagtgtaaagccaccctTAAACAACTGGTCGCCAAATACGAGGGCAAGATTCAGAGTGACTCCTTCCATGACAGCCTATTAGAACTTCGCAACAGTCTGAGCAAAGATAACCTCTCACCCACACaataaagatgcttaatatataatatattaGGCATCTTTACAACACAACATGTCTTTGGCCACCCTATACGATTCCAAGCTCCCTCCACTGGAGAGCCTTTGACCCTCGTTGGCATTAAACAGCAAAAAAACCAACTACCGTTGCTTCATGTCCACAAAGAAGCATAAATTTTATGCTCTCACCTTATTCGTCATTTTAGGACATCATTACATAATTATCTTGAACCATTGAAGTCTAAaattcatttgctaaagatatgcattttttttatcagtaAGAAGCATAATGACGCTTAATTCATGGTATAACCAGAGGGAGCAATaatatgaaatcccaaatcatTACACTTCTCTGTATCATCTCCGCTTCCCCTCTGGTCAAGATCTGTGGCTTAATGCCAAATTCCTCCAAGCGATCCCAATTGCTCCGGATCACTCACCATTAGAACCCATttgagaagaagaggaacaagaacaaagaaaaagctcAAGACCAACCTGAATTGCCAATCGTTACGGATCCTAGATCAAAACCGGTTCCTGATCTGATAGGTCTTATCAGAGATTTCAATAAAGTATTTGTTACTTCAACTAGATCTCATTTATATTGTTTCTTGAGGAAGACTCCGTGCCCATTTGTTTTGCTCCTCAACATGCTATCTCCAAGGACAGGATGACCCATCAGGCTGCCTCAAAGGTCTGAGTGTTTTCCTTCAAGAGCTTTGCCTTGTCATGTTCACTGTAGATGGCCTGAACTAGTATCCCAATGTGTAATTGGTCCTTAGTAATATTGGCCGTGTCTGCATATTCCCCCAACTCTTTGATCTTGTTGCAGACACTCAAACTATTCTGCCTTTCCTTCTGATGGATAAATAAGAAGTCTTTCATATCTACATGACAATTTTGGAAATTACAAAGGTGGAGGGTGATATCGTGGATTACTTTCTCCACCATTTGATTATATATTGGCACTAAATTTAACGATGGATAAGTAAACAATAAGTATACAAAAAGTATTCAATTCTTTAATTCATGACTTTGTTTAAAGTTTCTTTTAATCTTATCACTCATACTTATGACTATTTGGCATATCATTTTGACAGAAGTCATAAGCTCCATATCCAACCATTCCAACTAGTCTCATCCACCCCCTTCTTAAGATGGCACTTTAGATTATATGAACTTGTTTCTTGTTGTTAATTTATAGCTCAAAATCACAATCACATAGcatcttttaacattttcttACATTTCGGATGCTTTTTTTATTGGTGGCATTATGTTTATTTCAAGATATATTGCTAAACATACAGCCCGCCCAAATTCCCTCATTTCTCAGCCTATCCAATGAACAATATAATATCCTCACAGTTTGATCCCTGCCGTCCTATATCTAGTGACGTCACTCACCTGGCAGCTTGAGCCTTCCAAGTGCGCAACCATTGGATGGGTGACACTAGAGGGCTGACACAGATCATCAGATGACAGATCTTGATCACAGATCAAGACCAGgtattgagacattgaagcaggaaatgaaaatgacgtcaccatcaaattttgaaagatcaTTCTTACTTTTGACGCTATAAAGTTCTTTGTTAACGGATTGAATTACAGTTTTAGTTCTTTTAatcatgaaaggaatggttcatttagcattgcaTTAATATGAACTGTcatttttactcattaacatgtATGAAAGATACTTTtatggaggaaaaagaagctgtcttcaacacattttttcaTATCTTATAATTTCTAATTTTACAATAGAcgttttgaaaccttagaaaagtGTTTCGTCTAATATTGTGATTTggatcttgttttttttagtacctttttagttttgaaaagtgccccagtaATTGCCCAatatttgtgctgacatcatcatgcagcTTCTACTCCAATATCTAAATTGTTTGTACCGCTTGCATCATAAATGGACTCATTAAGATTTAgccacaacaaaaacaagaatgtCCCTCGCAGAGCTTGAGAGCCTAATGGGCATCCTCTAGAGCCTGGCTTTATGAGAGGACACTCTATCTTTGTCcatgaaaatcattgaaacaGGGCCCTCTATTGAATAATTGAAGACACCAATAtcttccaattgaaattttgaataataGATTTTTATGTTACAAGAATGCATTAATTGGTTGATCTTTGCAGGAATTATCGCTTGAATTTGTCCTACAAGCCTACTGCCAAGTAAGCCTTGCTTTTGCATTAGCCAAATGAGCCTCGCGCAAATGCTCTTTTATGTTGTGGAAGAGAGGACACAAAGAGAGTGCAACAGAATAAGCCACAGTCCTCTCAGCTGAGGCTTTTGCTGGCGCTCTTTGACAATTACTTGGCGCTTTTATTCGCCATTTGCTTGGAAGCACTGCTGTCAAAAACTCAAGAGGCCGCACGAAGTTCAGTTCTTAGAGGGCGCTACTTTCCGTTTCTCGAGAGTCATATTGAATGTTCATACTTTGGATTGCCTTTACCAAGGTGAATGATGTACAGTTGAAATTGCAATCACTCATTTCTAGCTCAGATGACACTTATCCTGAGTGGCTAATTAGTTGTCTTATCCCTTATCTATGTTTCATTGAGACCCTTCTCCATTATTGCACGTTTAACGATAGTTGAGAGAGGGGGGGGCATATTTaaagtaaataaaaataataataataatcttttattgcgaaaTACAATTGCTTATTAAGTTATTATCATGTGAGCAActgtcattgaaaatgaattcctGTGCGCCGAATACGTTCCTTTTAACTCAGAGAAGTTGATGTAGAGATTTGGTGCCAACCTTTTGCCACGGTGTTAGTTGCTCCTCAATAATAGCAAGTACTTGATAAGAGGACCGGATttcagttacaattactttggtgaAAAAACAACTCACTACACAACCATTAAtcgcccaaaaatgaaaagtcgTTACTCGTTACTTCCTTAAAATTTATATGACTAACATTTTATGGTTTTGCTCATTAAAACCATACTTCTCTAAGTttatgtgtttttttgtttcaattagtCCTAAGGTTTAAAGTTTCCCGTCATCAAATTATGCTAGTAATAAGCATCAAAATTTATGTCATTATAGTAATTTGAAGAGTCAAGAGTGTTTCGTATGTTTTGTTCCGGATTTTTCGCCCTGTTACCAATAATACATTTTTCCCGATCTTCATTCCTTGTATAACTTTTAAGCACTCCACCTTTTCTCGTTAGCTTAGCAGTTGATTACTCGCTTTTTTGGCTTTATTTGGTAAGATTATTGACAAGtcaatggaaatgaatggTGAGAAAATCATTGATTGCCAAACTTTGAACTATTTCATGTCTAAAACAATATCAATCTTATTTGGAGAtctggtttgaaatttgagattTGGTCAGCAAAGGTCGCATTTCAAAAGTACgaacaaataaatcaaaaattaGAAAGAAACAAACACTTATATCAATGTAAGGCATGTAAGATTACCTATGATCAACTATATTGCTTGTCTGTAAGGAACAGTTAGTAGTTTCCATGAAgtaaatattcaatggtgttTCTCAGGACAacactctttctttttttaaggaaaatgGAATCTTCCTTAGCTAAGCCCAATTGGATATCTAAAAAGTCATTGATCTTGGACACCTAATATCACATTCCAGGTACGATGGAATATCCCACCAATGGTCAATTCTTTAAAATTGCTACCCAAAATGGGAAGCTCCATTAAGTACCTACGTTGATTACGATTTCATTCACGTACAACAATGTGGAAATATCTGGCTTATACGTGTATGTATGCCACAATACAATTGCCTCATGTGATGCCGCTGAATGTAGTTTGAATCGTTTAGCAAAAGAAAGAGTGACCATGGTCTTGAATTGGTCTGGGGAATGTGCCGCAGCCCTGGCTTTTGCCTGGGAACATATACATGTCCAAGTTTATCTTGAAGCCCCGATTTATGCTGACGATCCTTATCAATTGCTTGTGGCCTCTTGGACAATGGCGTAAAAAACGGTACATATGTTTGTACTTGTACTAATATGATAAAATAAATTATGTGGGAGAATCGTTACGGTATAAAAGCAACTTTTTAGATACATTTCAAGGCGGCTAATTGAAATAAGCCTCTTTAATTCCGTATATATGGTGGATCAAACGAAAATTATACAAATAGATTTCACTAATCAAGGCGAAGGACAATCTCAAAAGAATAGATTACTATATTATTATAAGGAACAATATTCGCTTTAAAGCCATATAGCTCATCAGGTGAAAGAGTCCTACAAAAACGTTTGTGCAAATGTATAGCTTTTCCTAAAAGATTAAAACAATAGGATCATTATAAAAGCTTAGAGTCCTGCAATTCTACTGTTAAGATCGTCAATACCTCACATATGTGGACAAATAAACATCATGCAATACCTATCACATCTTTATCACTGACATAATGCAACGTAAACATGTGTTGAAAACCTGTTGATAACTTCATGGCATCAATATAAACTGTCTCCCATCAATTGCTGTTGTGAGATTGCGTTGGGCAATCGATCAATCAACATGAGTTTGGGAATACTTAAGCTATTAGGACTTATTGCAGTCCTCGGAGCTGGAACAACATTGGCCCAGGAGTGCACTGGCATCTTGAGTTTACCCAGATATTACCAAGAACAAATGATCATTCAAGCCGATGGAAATGTAaggcttcattttgaattattttacTGCAATGTGTATAATTAATATACACATTCTATCCTAGCCCAAAATATGGGGATATACGACCAATGCCGATTGTCCTGTTTACGTGGAAGCTTCCTGTCAGgacgaaaatggaaatgaacgcTTTGTTTCAGCTCATACTTCCAGTTTTGAGAAGCAAGGCGATACCAATATCTGGGAAGTGATTATGGATCCATTAGGCTCTTCTGGAGACAAATGTACTCTCACAATCAGTCTTTGGGCAAGTATATTCGTATAGTGATATCGAGAATTAGCAGAGTATCAGATACACCAGGGGTTTTGATAACTCTATCGAACAAATGCAGGGTTCCTCGATTTagacataaaaataaaacctAATATGCAAACCTATGGCTGGGCATATCTTTATGAAAAACATaaaagccaaaaaggtcggtctggctaagttcaggTTCAAAGATCAACATTGGCCCCAAATTgcagaaagattagaagaactggacctggtttcaattctgaaacagcaatcgtccatagatgcagccattaataaattagtttcagtttttagggaagtttgctctagttaagcaatctctgaatgtgttatGAAGGGTGGTACACGGAcatcaattccaaaatatactaagactttgttcaaaaagagttgcaagctaacaaaaaggctgaagagcacttcgagtccagtaattgtgggtagtctcaaAAAAAAGGGGAACGTatttcagggtaagattaaggccacCATCAAAAATGACNNNNNNNNNNNNNNNNNNNNNNNNNNNNNNNNNNNNNNNNNNNNNNNNNNNNNNNNNNNNNNNNNNNNNNNNNNNNNNNNNNNNNNNNNNNNNNNNNNNNNNNNNNNNNNNNNNNNNNNNNNNNNNNNNNNNNNNNNNNNNNNNNNNNNNNNNNNNNNNNNNNNNNNNNNNNNNNNNNNNNNNNNNNNNNNNNNNNNNNNNNNNNNNNNNNNNNNNNNNNNNNNNNNNNNNNNNNNNNNNNNNNNNNNNNNNNNNNNNNNNNNNNNNNNNNNNNNNNNNNNNNNNNNNNNNNNNNNNNNNNNNNNNNNNNNNNNNNNNNNNNNNNNNNNNNNNNNNNNNNNNNNNNNNNNNNNNNNNNNNNNNNNNNNNNNNNNNNNNNNNNNNNNNNNNNNNNNNNNNNNNNNNNNNNNNNNNNNNNNNNNNNNNNNNNNNNNNNNNNNNNNNNNNNNNNNNNNNNNNNNNNNNNNNNNNNNNNNNNNNNNNNNNNNNNNNNNNNNNNNNNNNNNNNNNNNNNNNNNNNNNNNNNNNNNNNNNNNNNNNNNNNNNNNNNNNNNNNNNNNNNNNNNNNNNNNNNNNNNNNNNNNNNNNNNNNNNNNNNNNNNNNNNNNNNNNNNNNNNNNNNNNNNNNNNNNNNNNNNNNNNNNNNNNNNNNNNNNNNNNNNNNNNNNNNNNNNNNNNNNNNNNNNNNNNNNNTttttaaggtcgagggatcccttagtgacacacATGATATCACATGGGAACACATGGGTATGTTCACATACTAACTCTATTTGGGAAAGAATGCCCGTTTCAGGACACACTTTCAAGGTCAAATGATAATggaattgaacaatgatttggcaaaaacattCAATCATCTATCTCATTTAGTAGCTCCCAATGAACAAATACGTCTATTCCTATGAAATTATGCAAAGACCTTGCTTTTAAAGTGCTTTGAACACTTTCAGGATGATCCACAGGGCGCCATTACCTTAACAACTATCCTGGGCGACGTGTGGGTATGTTCTGGTCAATCAAATATGGAgttaaaaatgaatcaaattgaaaatgccGACGAGGAGATCCTGAATTCGGCCAAATATTCGAATATTCGAATATATCAATTGGCTCATCATACTTCTgaacaagaggaaaatgacatatttcaaGGCTGGGACGAATGGTATACACCTGATGAGTCCTCTAAACTCTCTTCATTTTCGGCTGTGTGCTTTTTGACTGCTCGTTATCTGACTGATCTCATGGGAGACAACAAACGGGTGAGGGTGTGCTTTACTTTAACTGTTGTGAGGCCCTTATGGGCGTGGCAGGAAAACAATCTGAAGAAAAAGTAAACCGAAATTAATTTGATTTGGACGAATAAAGATTACAATTCCTTAggtttttggtttgattgaagCCTCTTGGGGAGGGACCAGAGTCGAGGCGTGGTCTAGTCAAGATGCGCTAGATTCTTGCAATGTGGAGCCGTCCATTCTGCCTGATCAGCCTTACAATTCCAATTCATATCTTTGGAATGGTATGATCCATCCACTACTGAGGACAACTGTTAAAGGATTTCTGTGGTACCAAGGTAATGTTTTCTCCTATTAGTTTTATTTACACccgaaaaagaaacaaaggcaaaaaaagcaatatttgaaTGATAGCAATTGCGGgctatttgatatttgataaaAACGTGCATGGCACATTACAAAAGACATTTACTCGTAAGGTGCAATATGATTCAGGTAGATTACATGTTCTATGGCGTTTTATTAACGCTTAATTCAAAGAGTAATCAAGATGTTGAAATTGGCCACTTCTCATGACTTGCCACAAACGAAAAAATCTCATATGCTTTAAAATGTTACATAACCATGGAACATATCATACAGTAACAGCTAGTGCTTGAGCGagtcctttgactttttgccggactcgccgagtccgAACTCGAGTCCGTCAAAGGaccaggtcaagcaaaaagactcgtcttgcgaaattaaaaaaataaatatttgttttACCACTCCGGTTTCGAGTCCTTTGTTAAAGACTCGAGTACGACCAACTTCTACAAAAGCGAGTGAAAGACTTGAGTCTGGACTCACTCCGGCACTAGCAACAGATAACTATCTGCTTTATATAAACTATAACATATTTGACATCTAAAGTTCTCAGCTATTTTACAATGTTACGNNNNNNNNNNNNNNNNNNNNNNNNNNNNNNNNNNNNNNNNNNNNNNNNNNNatcaaccctatattcaagggttggccagatctgccaactctagTTAGTTGGTCAGTCAGATAAAACATCAAAATCTATAGTCAATAAGTTTTTCGTATTGAAGTGCTGGAAATTCTATTCCCAGTAGCTGTAAGGAAATCCGCTAAGGATTGATATTGTACAACTTACCTCTTCAGGGGTTTCCAAGTCAATTCACGCAACCTATCAATAAATTTGTGGAGAGGGAGGACGGGAAGGACGCTTTCAAAGAGTCATTTTCAGTCCAAGATAATGGCAAAACAAGCAGCTGTGTATGTGTCAGCTTCACATTCTTGCCTCTCCTTCTTTTTCGTTTCATCCAAAGATTTTTCTCACTCGCTTTTAAGTCTCGTGAAATAGACTCTTTTAATGCAAAGAGCAAAACATAGACCGACAGAAtgagaaattcaaattatgGGGCCACGAACTACCCTAGAACTGAATAGGGAACAGATCACAAAAAGCCTAGTGAGGAATGCGGTTGGGAGATGTGTCGGCTTGGTGTAAAGCTTGGAAGCCGAATGACTTGACCTAATACACGTCTCCAAATGAAGATCAGTCtctgaaatctttttttatcaaagtCCCTCTGACCAGTCACTTTAAGATAGTCCAACTGAAGCTTGTTGCACTCCATTTGTTGTGGAGGTAGCCAACGAGCAATGGAGAGTAGCACAAGTATCTAGTAAATATCCGATTTGAAATTCCAAGAGGGTACTCAGAAGTGGCCAAGTGTCCGATACCAAAGCACTTTGGACAACAATGCACAAAGAACTTGTGGAAATTGGTATGCTACTGATCAAACACTTGTGAACGAAAGGtctagtcaaatttgaacagAGACCCCTTGGTCACTCCAGACAAAATCGAGTTTTAATCGTTTCCAAGATATCACTGGCAACTTTTCAAATACGGCCTTGGAGATAAAGGGATGTCCAAATTTGTCTCGATTATCTCATCAGAACGAACTGTTGTCGTGGTGAATTCAGTTAAGTTGTTGAGAAGGAAACGCACTGCAAACGAAGAAGAGTTCACTGTCACGAGCTTTGTCACTTTCTGCAAAATTGTCTCATCAATCATGAAAAACATTGTTCTTGTTGACATGAAAACCCTCTTGCTCTTGGGTAGGAAACCACAAAAGCACCCGTTGGACAGATTTGGTTGACATCTCTTTCAGTTGGAAAACACTCTCTGTGAAGTGGATACGGGGTTGACCTATAGATTTAAGGGCCATCGCAATAGCTTACATTTTGACAATATGAGTTATACCGGGACGAAAATACAGTAgttttaacttttatttataaatAAGAATATTTCTGTATAAGCAAAGTAATCGTAAGGCAGCGtggccgagtggtctaaggcGCTGGTTTTAGGCACCAGTCCGaaagggcgtgggttcgaatcccaccGCTGTCATGATGTACTTTTAATACCTCGTTCAAAGCATATTCCCCTAAAACTGCACAAGAGATCTGCGGGGAAAACTTTCATCAGTAATTACCCACATTTTACAAAATCATATCTCTGACACTTTGATTAAGACTATTGAACGTTGGGGAAAATTTTGCTCTCCTCAGTTTTAAGGTTTTCTTGGACAATTTCAAGATCATGCCGGACTAAGTCCGATCCCTTTCGTCATGATTTCAATGTATTGGAAGAGAGATCCCAACATCCATGCGTATGTTCGTTTTCAAGTACGAAGAAGGGTGAAACCATCATCTCGCGagg is a window from the Tigriopus californicus strain San Diego chromosome 2, Tcal_SD_v2.1, whole genome shotgun sequence genome containing:
- the LOC131877113 gene encoding sialate O-acetylesterase-like (The sequence of the model RefSeq protein was modified relative to this genomic sequence to represent the inferred CDS: added 683 bases not found in genome assembly); protein product: MSLGILKLLGLIAVLGAGTTLAQECTGILSLPRYYQEQMIIQADGNPKIWGYTTNADCPVYVEASCQDENGNERFVSAHTSSFEKQGDTNIWEVIMDPLGSSGDKCTLTISLWDDPQGAITLTTILGDVWVCSGQSNMELKMNQIENADEEILNSAKYSNIRIYQLAHHTSEQEENDIFQGWDEWYTPDESSKLSSFSAVCFLTARYLTDLMGDNKRVFGLIEASWGGTRVEAWSSQDALDSCNVEPSILPDQPYNSNSYLWNGMIHPLLRTTVKGFLWYQGESNAGHNRDIYQCTFPAMISDWRQKFSTITDETPFGFVQLSTNIGADGVEIRWHQTGDIGFVPNEILDNVFMATAIDTYDEENNIHPRYKQIIGERLSYAAANVAYGMAQYPTNGPFVETVLQVDGPYEVTFNEAFIYSNEEISGFYTCCQPVEDCDAPKGSWIQVPKEAVLVVLEERKLILDLSAQCTTSLAYMWEDIPVKAYLGAPIYGDDEYHLPAAPWKISL